The genomic DNA ATCCGCTGGGGCGACATCGCCATAACCGTGGACACGGACGATGGCCGGATTGTGATCGTCACCCAGCCTGAAGACGATATTTACAAGGTCGGGGACCGCGTCCGCGTTGTCCGCGCCGACAAGGGGTTTATCCGCGTTCAGTTGGTGAACTGAACCGGCTTTGTCTTGCATCAAAAAAACTGACGGCAGCCTGGCTGCCGTCAGTTTTTATTTTGTCTCTTGAGAAAACGGGTTACTCTTCTGTTTGGGCCGCCATATCCCGTAAAAGGCGGAACAGTTCCCGGTAGGCTTTGGGCGGTTTTTTCCCGGCCCGTTCATGGCGCGCGGTTTCGCTGCAATGGCGCAGCCGGGGCACGGGAGCCCCGGGATACCGGGCGGCAAGGGCGGCGAGTTCCGTTTCCAGGGCGCTGCCTTCGGCGTTGACGAGGCGGTCGCGCAATTCCTCGATAGCGTGCAGCGCTTGCGTTTCGGCCCGTCCCGGCGCGAGCCTTTCTTCCAGCTGTTCTTCAATGGCCGCGAGGTCCATGTCCCGCATGATCCTGCCGATGTACTGCATCTGGCGGCGTTTGGTTTCATGGCCCGGAAACTTCTGCCAATCCAAAACGGCTTGCAACAGGTCGGGAGGCAGGCCAAGGGTTTCCAGGTCGCCTTTGGACAGCGCCGCAAGCGCCGTGCCCGTCCGCTGCACGGCCGTGCTCTCGCGTTTTTTTTGCGAGCGGCTTTTGTAGGTATCGTCTCTTTCGTCGTGCATCGTATGGCTCACAGGAAAATGGCGGCCGCGATCCCGCAGAACAGGATCAGGGCGATAACGGCGTTAAGGGTGAAAAAGGCCAGGTTGACCCGTGTCAGATCGTCCGGCCTGACCAGCCGGTGTTCCCAGACCAGAATAGCGGCCACGGCGGCGACCACCGCGTGCCAGGGCCAGGCGAAGCCGAAGCCGTACCCGGCGAGAAACAGAAAAATAACCGTGTTCGCATGGCAGAACCCGGCCATTACAAGCCCGGTGGGAATGCCGAAATGCGCGGGCACGGAATGCAGGCCGTGTTTTTGGTCGAAATCCACGTCCTGGCAGGAATAAAAAATATCGAACCCCGCCACCCAGAACGTGACCGCGGCGGCAAGCAGCATGGGCGGCAGGGCAAACGCTGCCGTGACCGCGAGGTAACCGGCCATGGGCGCCATGGCGAGCAGGAGGCCCAGCACGAAATGGCAGAGCCAGGTAAACCGCTTGGTGTAGCTGTAAAATCCGGCCACGAAAAGCACCAGGGGGGAAAGGGCGAGGCAGAGCATGTTCATGCCGGCGGCGGAGGCGACAAACCCTATAGCCATGACGGCGCAGAACAGCCATGCCGCGCGGGGCGAAATTTCGCCGGTGATGAGGGGGCGGGTGGCCGTGCGCGGGTTCAGCCTGTCATAGCGCACGTCCACGATCCGGTTGAACGTCATGGCAAAGGACCGGATGCAGACCATGGCGATGCCCAGCAGGATAAGGTCGCGGGCCGGGGGAACGCCCATGGCGGCGGCAAACGCGCCCATGAACGCGAAGGGCAGGGCGAAGACGGAGTGCTCGATTTTCACCATCCGGCACAGGATGCGGATCTTGTTGCACAACATGGACAGCAGGGGCATGAAAAAAACCTCGGGCAGTAGAGCGCTGAATATACGCAGATCAAGTGGGCGCACTATGCCACAGCCGGATGCCTTTGAAAAGCGGCGTCAGGACGGGGTGCGCCCGGCGATATCCCGTATCTCCATGGCGAGCAGATCCAGGTCGTTGGGCTCTCCCTTGACGTGATCGTCCGGGTAGAGCAGGGCGTACATGTAAAATACCGATCCGATGGAGAGGGCGCGGGAGGCGTTTGCCGCAAAGCGGTCCAGCCGCTGCACGGCAAGCTCCGCCACATCGTCCGGGAGCGAATCCACCCTGTTTTCGGCTTCCTCGGGAAGCGCTTGCAGAAACATGGCCTTCTGGCACATGAGCGCTCTGTATTTGTCCGTGTCCTTATCCTCTTGCAGGACGCGTTCCGCCTCGGCTTCAAGGTTGTGCAAAAACTCGCACCGTTCCGTGAGCCATTTGGCGAACGATCCGACGGCGTTGTGTGGCATGGCGTATCTCCTGCTGCGGCGCTCCGCGCCGGGGGTGAAAGTCCGGGCCAGCATAAATCCGTCGGCACCGTTTGTATACCCGCAAGGGAAGTATTTTGTCATAAAATCTGTTGCAACCAGGCGGACCCGCGTGAAAAATAACCATCCGGGCGGATGGGTGAAAAAATAATAAATATTTTTTCTTTAAAAAATAGGTTGTTACAGTTAAAAAGTTATTTTTTTTATTTTTACCTCTTTTCAAACAAGAGTTCTGCCTTATCATGCTTCTTGCCAATGCCGAGGGATGTCCTCGCCATTTCGGATGCTTCCCGCACTGCCATTTTTGAATGGTTGATGGGGGTATTTTTGCGTAGGGCTGGCACTCTCTCATGCCGAGTGCTAAAAAATGAAACTCTTTTCAAGTATGTTGGAGGTTTGTGAGTTATGAAGCTGATGCCCCTCAACGACCGCGTTTTGGTCAAGCGTCTTGAGTCGGAAGAAAAGACCGCCGGTGGTCTCTACATTCCGGATACCGCGAAAGAAAAGCCCTCCAAGGGTGAAGTCGTCGCCGCCGGTCCCGGCAAGACGGACGACTCCGGCAAGCGCGTCGCCATGGCCGTGAAAGCCGGCGATATCGTGCTGTTCAACAAGTACGCGGGCACGGAAGTCAAGCTCGACGGCGTTGAGCACCTGGTCATGCGCGAAGATGATATCCTCGCTGTCATCCAGTAACGATCTTCCTCAAAAACAGCCAATAAAGAAAATATTTTAGGAGTATAGCTATGCCTGCCAAGGAAATTCTTTTTGATACCAAAGCCCGTGAACTTCTCTCCAAGGGCGTGGACAAGCTTGCCAATGCCGTTAAGGTGACCCTCGGCCCCAAGGGCCGTAACGTGGTTATCGAAAAATCCTTCGGCTCCCCCGTCATCACGAAAGACGGCGTGACCGTTGCGAAAGAAATCGAACTGGAAGACAGGTTCGAAAACATGGGTGCCCAGATGGTCAAGGAAGTCGCCTCCAAGACTTCCGACATCGCCGGCGACGGCACCACCACCGCCACCATTCTGGCCCAGGCCATCTACCGCGAAGGCGTGAAGCTCGTGGCCGCCGGCCGCAACCCCATGGCCATCAAGCGCGGCATCGACAAAGCCGTTGAAGCCCTCGTGAAAGATCTCGGCACGCTTGCCAAGCCCACCCGCGACCAGAAGGAAATCGCCCAGGTCGGCACCATTTCCGCCAACGCGGACACCACCATCGGCAACATCATCGCCGAAGCCATGAACAAGGTCGGCAAGGAAGGCGTCATCACCGTTGAAGAAGCCAAAGGCCTTGAAACCACCCTGGACGTCGTGGAAGGCATGCAGTTCGACCGCGGCTACCTCTCTCCGTACTTCGTGACCAACCCGGACAAGATGGTCTGCGAAATGGACGAACCCTACATCCTGATCAACGAAAAGAAGATTTCCAACATGAAGGAAATGCTTCCCATTCTTGAACAGGTCGTGAAACTGAACCGCCCCCTGGTCATCATCGCTGAAGACGTTGACGGCGAAGCCCTTGCCACCCTGGTGGTGAACAAGCTGCGCGGCGCCCTCCAGGTCGTGGCCGTGAAAGCCCCGGGCTTCGGCGACCGCCGTAAAGCCATGCTCCAGGATATCGCCGTTCTCACCGGCGGCGTGGTTATTTCCGAAGACATGGGCGGCAAGCTCGAAGGCGTGACCGTGGCCGACCTCGGCACCGCCAAGCGCGTCGTTATCGACAAGGAAAACACCACCATCGTTGACGGCGCCGGCAAAGGCGACGACATCAAGGCCCGCGTGAAGCAGATCCGCGCCCAGATCGAAGAAACCACTTCCGACTACGACCGTGAAAAGCTGCAGGAACGCCTCGCCAAGATCGTTGGCGGCGTGGCCGTCATCCATGTCGGCGCGGCGACCGAAACGGAAATGAAGGAAAAGAAAGACCGCGTGGAAGACGCGCTCAACGCCACCCGCGCCGCGGTTGAGGAAGGCATCGTCCCCGGCGGCGGCACCGCGTACCTGCGCGTCGTGAAAGCCCTGGACGACGTCAAGCCCGTTGACGACGACGAAGCCGCCGGCATCGCCGTTGTGCGCCGCGCCGTTGAAGAACCGCTTCGCCAGATCGCGCAGAACGCCGGTTTCGAAGGTTCCGTCGTGGCCGAAAAGGTCCGTGACGGCAAGGACGGCTTCGGCTTCAACGCCGCTTCCGGCGAATATGAAGACCTGATCAAGGCCGGTGTCATCGACCCCAAAAAGGTCACCCGCATCGCCCTGCAGAACGCGGCTTCCGTGGCTTCCCTCCTGCTCACCACGGAATGCGCCATCGCTGAAAAGCCCGAAGCCAAGAAAGACATGGCCATGCCGGGCGGCGGCATGGGCGGCATGGGCGGCATGGGCGGCATGTACTAAGCCTTCCCCCGTTTTATTACCGCAAAGAGCCCCGTCGCATGGCGGGGCTCTTTTTTTGGTTTTGTGGCGCCGTCTCTGCGGCTTTATGCATCGCTGCCGGAAAAATATTGCAAAAACAGGCGTACTATGTCTCTATGGACATCAGGCAGACAATGCAATGGAGCAACCGTTCCTGGGGGGGAGCGTGCCGCGCGCGTGCGATACGAAGAGGGGGATTGCCGTGAAAACCATTCTTGTTGTTGATGATAACGTGACCAACCTGCGGCATGTCAGCGGACAGCTTGCCGGAGAATACGCGGTCATCATGGCCAAATCCGGAGGCCAGGCGTTAGCCATCGTGGCGGAAAAAGTTCCGGACCTGATCGTTCTGGATATCGAAATGCCCGGCATGGACGGGTTCGCCACCTTGGCCGCGTTGCGGCAAAACGCCGCGCTGGCCCGCATCCCCGTTATTTTTCTTACCGCCAATCACGACCCGGAAACGCGGATAAAGGCCCTGGCCGCCGGCGGGGTTGATTTTGTCCGGAAACCTTTTGAAAAAGAAGCGCTTTTGCGCAGGATCGGCCTGCACCTGAATCTCTCCGGGGGCCGGCAGCGCCTGGAGAAAGAGTAGGGTGCGGCTCCGTTCCGCGATTGCGTGTACGCACCCAAAAGCCCCGCTTTGCGGGGCTTTTGGGTGCTGTTGTGCGGTGTCGGGTTATTCGACTATTTTGACGACTTTGAACACGGTGTCGCCCTTGTGGATGTCGGTGCGTCCCCAGGGGTTGGCAAGCTGGGGCTTTTCGCCGACGTGCCAGAAAATGGTCACGTTCTCATAATTGGCGCCGCCGTTGTCCATGTAAACCTTGCTCGCCAGCTGGCTCAGGGTTTCGTCGTCTTCCGCCTTGCTTATCATGGTGTTCAGCACCAGTTCGTTCGGCGTGCGCTTCGCAACGGCGGATGCGTAGTTAATCACGTTGGGGCCGAACTGGCCGCCCTGCATGGCGGTGCCTTCAATGGCGGAACCGGCGGGGAGCATTTCCCGCTTGCCGTGGAAAGGGGCTTCCGGCAGCACTTTGCTGTTGGCGGGAGCGGGCATGTTCGGATCGACGATCGTATCGGACACGATGGATTTTTCCTTGATGATAACGGTTTCGGTCTCGGCGGCGCCGGCGGACAGGGGGATCAGGATCACGCAGGCGAGGATGGCCGTGGCGATACCGAAAACATGCCATTTTTTAACGATAGCCATGATGATGCTCCTTTGACAAGGCGTTTGCCGTGTAACGGCGGGTGCAGTTGCATCCGCATAAACGCCGATTGGGGTTACATTGTTGTTTATTCTGCAAAATCCTTAGCCATATTGTGGATACTCACCGTAGTAGCTATCATTGCATGAAGTAATTATTTTCACGCCGCATTATTAGTATGTATTCATAAAAACCCTATTGCAGTGTAGAACGGCATTATTGTCATAAATTTTATATTTTTATAGAGCATACAAAAAGGCCTCCGCCATTGGCGGAGGCCTTTTTGTATGCTCTGTATTGCCGTTTGCGGGCTATTCCTCGGAAGCGCCTTCTCCGAGCTGGAGACGGACGAACCGTTTGATGGAAAGCGTGTCGCCCATGGCCTTGCCTTCTTCCTGGAGAAGCGCCTGGATGGACTTGGAGT from uncultured delta proteobacterium includes the following:
- the groEL gene encoding chaperone Hsp60, peptide-dependent ATPase, heat shock protein (Evidence 2a : Function of homologous gene experimentally demonstrated in an other organism; Product type f : factor), whose amino-acid sequence is MPAKEILFDTKARELLSKGVDKLANAVKVTLGPKGRNVVIEKSFGSPVITKDGVTVAKEIELEDRFENMGAQMVKEVASKTSDIAGDGTTTATILAQAIYREGVKLVAAGRNPMAIKRGIDKAVEALVKDLGTLAKPTRDQKEIAQVGTISANADTTIGNIIAEAMNKVGKEGVITVEEAKGLETTLDVVEGMQFDRGYLSPYFVTNPDKMVCEMDEPYILINEKKISNMKEMLPILEQVVKLNRPLVIIAEDVDGEALATLVVNKLRGALQVVAVKAPGFGDRRKAMLQDIAVLTGGVVISEDMGGKLEGVTVADLGTAKRVVIDKENTTIVDGAGKGDDIKARVKQIRAQIEETTSDYDREKLQERLAKIVGGVAVIHVGAATETEMKEKKDRVEDALNATRAAVEEGIVPGGGTAYLRVVKALDDVKPVDDDEAAGIAVVRRAVEEPLRQIAQNAGFEGSVVAEKVRDGKDGFGFNAASGEYEDLIKAGVIDPKKVTRIALQNAASVASLLLTTECAIAEKPEAKKDMAMPGGGMGGMGGMGGMY
- a CDS encoding conserved hypothetical protein (Evidence 4 : Homologs of previously reported genes of unknown function); the protein is MPHNAVGSFAKWLTERCEFLHNLEAEAERVLQEDKDTDKYRALMCQKAMFLQALPEEAENRVDSLPDDVAELAVQRLDRFAANASRALSIGSVFYMYALLYPDDHVKGEPNDLDLLAMEIRDIAGRTPS
- a CDS encoding Response regulator (fragment), whose translation is MEQPFLGGSVPRACDTKRGIAVKTILVVDDNVTNLRHVSGQLAGEYAVIMAKSGGQALAIVAEKVPDLIVLDIEMPGMDGFATLAALRQNAALARIPVIFLTANHDPETRIKALAAGGVDFVRKPFEKEALLRRIGLHLNLSGGRQRLEKE
- a CDS encoding exported hypothetical protein (Evidence 5 : No homology to any previously reported sequences), coding for MAIVKKWHVFGIATAILACVILIPLSAGAAETETVIIKEKSIVSDTIVDPNMPAPANSKVLPEAPFHGKREMLPAGSAIEGTAMQGGQFGPNVINYASAVAKRTPNELVLNTMISKAEDDETLSQLASKVYMDNGGANYENVTIFWHVGEKPQLANPWGRTDIHKGDTVFKVVKIVE
- a CDS encoding UbiA prenyltransferase family protein, whose amino-acid sequence is MPLLSMLCNKIRILCRMVKIEHSVFALPFAFMGAFAAAMGVPPARDLILLGIAMVCIRSFAMTFNRIVDVRYDRLNPRTATRPLITGEISPRAAWLFCAVMAIGFVASAAGMNMLCLALSPLVLFVAGFYSYTKRFTWLCHFVLGLLLAMAPMAGYLAVTAAFALPPMLLAAAVTFWVAGFDIFYSCQDVDFDQKHGLHSVPAHFGIPTGLVMAGFCHANTVIFLFLAGYGFGFAWPWHAVVAAVAAILVWEHRLVRPDDLTRVNLAFFTLNAVIALILFCGIAAAIFL
- a CDS encoding hypothetical protein (Evidence 5 : No homology to any previously reported sequences); the encoded protein is MPIVLLGLLVSTGGCLSLRDMGMEKPNPEIAIQTAEYGTITQITSALMKDNEIRWGDIAITVDTDDGRIVIVTQPEDDIYKVGDRVRVVRADKGFIRVQLVN
- a CDS encoding conserved hypothetical protein (Evidence 4 : Homologs of previously reported genes of unknown function) yields the protein MHDERDDTYKSRSQKKRESTAVQRTGTALAALSKGDLETLGLPPDLLQAVLDWQKFPGHETKRRQMQYIGRIMRDMDLAAIEEQLEERLAPGRAETQALHAIEELRDRLVNAEGSALETELAALAARYPGAPVPRLRHCSETARHERAGKKPPKAYRELFRLLRDMAAQTEE
- the groS gene encoding Cpn10 chaperonin GroES, small subunit of GroESL (Evidence 2a : Function of homologous gene experimentally demonstrated in an other organism; PubMedId : 12475168, 2897629, 2901493, 8506346, 8538739, 8876186, 9285585, 9298646, 9600841; Product type f : factor) yields the protein MKLMPLNDRVLVKRLESEEKTAGGLYIPDTAKEKPSKGEVVAAGPGKTDDSGKRVAMAVKAGDIVLFNKYAGTEVKLDGVEHLVMREDDILAVIQ